A genomic window from Megalobrama amblycephala isolate DHTTF-2021 linkage group LG2, ASM1881202v1, whole genome shotgun sequence includes:
- the LOC125263566 gene encoding zinc finger protein 436-like, whose protein sequence is MEDNKESEELREAKEKHHHVKTGEKYLSNSQTENNLLKKSFTCLQCGKSFTERRALNQHMTVHTGEKPHTCDQCGKSFAKRKVLNEHKTIHTGEKPYTCDQCGKSFAKRRALNEHMTIHTGEKPHTCDQCGKSFTRVSAFNLHVHSHSGEKPFTCDVCGKTFFRARTLKDHMNIHTQEKPYMCSFCGNSFSLLRNLKVHQKRHSGEKNHVCFGCGKSFFTDAEVKRHQRIHTGEKPHKCSHCDKRFSRLSSLKTHKRIHTGEKPHKCSHCDKRFSQSGHLKIHERMHTGEKPYKCSHCDKSFKWSEYLKIHERIHTGENPYKCEHCDKSFRQSGNLEKHKRIHTGEKPYKCSHCDKSFSQSGNLKKHKRIHTGEKP, encoded by the coding sequence TGAGAGAAGCAAAGGAGAAACATCACCATGTCAAAACTGgtgaaaaatatttaagtaaCTCACAGACTGAAAACAATTTATTGAAAAAATCTTTCACTTGCcttcagtgtgggaagagtttcacagaAAGAAGAGCCCTTAATCAACACATGACagtccacactggagaaaagccgcacacatgtgatcagtgcgggAAGAGTTTCGCAAAAAGAAAAGTTCTTAATGAACACAAGacaatccacactggagagaagccgtacacgtgtgatcagtgtgggaagagtttcgcAAAAAGAAGAGCCCTTAATGAACACATGacaatccacactggagagaagccgcacacatgtgatcagtgtgggaagagtttcacacgtGTAAGTGCTTTTAATTTACATGTGCATTCTCATTCTGGAGAAAAACCATTTACCTGTGATGTGTGcggtaaaacattttttagggCACGTACACTGAAGGACCACATGAATATTCATACACAGGAGAAGCCTTACATGTGTTCTTTCTGTGGAAATAGTTTTAGTCTGCTGCGCAACTTAAAAGTACACCAGAAAAGACACAGCGGTGAGAAGAATCATGTGTGTTTTGGTTGTGGGAAGAGCTTTTTTACAGATGCTGAAGTGAAACGGCAtcagaggatccacactggagaaaaacctcacaagtgttcacactgtgacaagagattcagtcgaTTAAGTTCTCTGAAAACACAcaagaggatccacactggagaaaaacctcacaAATGTTCACACtgcgacaagagattcagtcagtctgGACATCTGAAAATACATGAGAGGAtgcacactggagaaaaaccttataagtgttcacactgtgacaagagtttCAAATGGTCAGAATATCTGAAAatacatgagaggatccacactggagagaatccttacaagtgtgaacactgtgacaagagtttCAGGCAGTCAGGAAACCTGGAAAAACACAAGcgaatccacactggagagaaaccttacaagtgttcacactgtgacaagagtttCAGTCAGTCAGGAAACCTTAAAAAACACAAGcgaatccacactggagagaagccgtaa